Proteins from one Listeria innocua genomic window:
- a CDS encoding energy-coupling factor ABC transporter ATP-binding protein, with amino-acid sequence MAESFVRLEHVFYKYEDTEKYAVKDVSISAQKGEWVALVGHNGSGKSTIAKLLNGLLFPEDGLIKIGHFVLSEKNIWEIRRQVGMVFQNPDNQFVGATVQDDVAFGLENHGVPHDTMVERVESALNEVGMQSYALHEPARLSGGQKQRVAIAGVLALQPDVIILDEATSMLDPRGRAEVMETIRIMREQEDITVISITHDLDEVLFADRVIVMNNGEIHSEGTPKEIFEQADAMRAIGLGVPFIIELQEKLVAGGFETGSTVLSEGALLDQLWKLNSNN; translated from the coding sequence GTGGCAGAAAGTTTTGTGAGATTAGAGCACGTTTTTTATAAATATGAGGATACGGAAAAATATGCAGTCAAAGATGTATCAATTTCTGCTCAAAAAGGGGAATGGGTCGCGCTAGTTGGTCATAATGGTTCAGGTAAATCCACTATTGCGAAATTACTAAACGGCTTACTTTTTCCGGAAGATGGCTTAATTAAAATCGGACACTTTGTTTTGTCTGAAAAAAATATATGGGAAATTAGACGACAAGTGGGAATGGTTTTTCAAAATCCAGATAACCAATTTGTCGGTGCAACTGTACAGGATGATGTTGCGTTTGGGCTAGAGAATCACGGAGTCCCACATGATACGATGGTGGAGCGAGTGGAATCGGCGCTTAATGAGGTTGGTATGCAAAGCTACGCGCTACATGAACCCGCTAGACTTTCTGGTGGTCAAAAGCAACGTGTCGCTATTGCGGGTGTTTTGGCGCTTCAACCAGATGTGATTATTTTGGACGAAGCAACTTCCATGCTTGATCCAAGAGGGCGCGCCGAAGTAATGGAGACTATTCGGATTATGCGCGAACAAGAGGATATTACCGTTATTTCTATTACGCATGATTTGGATGAAGTGCTTTTTGCGGACCGGGTCATTGTTATGAATAATGGAGAAATACACAGTGAAGGCACGCCAAAAGAAATTTTCGAGCAAGCAGATGCAATGCGAGCAATTGGCTTAGGCGTTCCATTTATTATTGAATTACAAGAAAAATTAGTTGCAGGTGGCTTTGAAACAGGGAGTACCGTGCTATCGGAAGGAGCATTACTAGATCAATTATGGAAATTAAACTCGAACAACTAG
- a CDS encoding MgtC/SapB family protein, with protein sequence MLADFILRLVVAGLLGAVIGLDREIRAKEAGFRTHFLVSLGSALIMIVSQYGFSEIATMQTVSFDPSRVAAQVVSGIGFIGAGTIIIQKKFVRGLTTAAGLWATAGIGLAVGAGMYWVGIAATLLTLIGLEFLSIIFKSVSLHTTSLIYSTDKQENLVKITDKIQQNKQQIISYSSEKELVGKSLFIRVNIVVKTKNKNDEYELFHFIQTLPDVTIEKME encoded by the coding sequence ATGTTAGCAGATTTTATTTTACGCCTTGTTGTTGCTGGTCTCCTTGGAGCAGTTATTGGACTTGACCGAGAAATTCGGGCAAAAGAAGCCGGATTCCGGACACATTTTCTCGTTTCACTTGGTAGTGCTTTAATTATGATTGTTTCTCAGTACGGTTTTTCCGAAATCGCCACTATGCAAACTGTATCATTTGACCCTAGTCGTGTCGCTGCCCAAGTGGTAAGTGGTATTGGCTTTATTGGCGCTGGTACGATTATTATTCAAAAGAAATTTGTTCGTGGATTAACGACAGCGGCAGGACTTTGGGCTACAGCAGGGATTGGTCTCGCTGTTGGTGCTGGTATGTATTGGGTTGGAATTGCCGCGACATTACTCACACTCATTGGTTTAGAATTTCTCAGTATCATCTTTAAATCCGTTTCGCTCCATACAACGTCACTTATTTATTCCACTGATAAACAAGAAAACTTAGTAAAAATCACTGACAAAATCCAGCAAAATAAACAACAAATAATTTCGTACTCTAGTGAAAAAGAATTGGTCGGAAAAAGTCTATTTATCCGGGTCAATATCGTTGTAAAAACCAAGAATAAGAACGACGAATATGAACTATTTCACTTTATTCAAACGCTTCCCGATGTCACGATTGAAAAAATGGAATAA
- a CDS encoding acetamidase/formamidase family protein produces MKNFVTSERSIHKMDESTQPVLTVKDGSVVTIKIKDHFNGQINKEQLHYGEIDWKQFSPTTGPICIEEARPGDLLAVTIEKITLTSKDVVLLNGPTIGVTDDLLPNNCIRRYKIKQNKIIYSDEIHVQLQKTIGLLKTESIHQTKPFHIPTKHGGTLDSPDITEGATIFLPVEKFGAMLHVADIRATTGFGKTTSTSAEVPAEVTLRLQLLKNKTAPTPIIIHKNNLICLGSELTTEKATKKALQNMLNVLMESDKITLEDAIFLLSLQADFEVCRLNKANVTTSIKLPLSSFPEMPFL; encoded by the coding sequence ATGAAAAACTTTGTAACTTCAGAACGTTCGATTCATAAGATGGATGAATCAACACAACCTGTGCTTACAGTCAAAGATGGCTCCGTTGTGACAATAAAAATAAAAGATCACTTCAATGGCCAAATCAACAAAGAACAGCTTCACTACGGGGAAATAGATTGGAAGCAGTTTTCGCCCACCACAGGCCCAATTTGTATTGAAGAAGCGCGCCCAGGGGACTTACTCGCAGTAACCATTGAAAAAATCACCCTCACAAGTAAAGATGTCGTTTTATTAAATGGACCTACTATCGGTGTAACAGATGATTTACTACCAAATAATTGTATCCGCCGCTATAAAATCAAACAGAATAAGATTATTTATTCCGATGAAATCCACGTACAATTACAAAAAACAATTGGTCTATTAAAAACCGAATCCATTCATCAAACAAAACCATTTCATATCCCTACTAAACACGGCGGGACACTTGACTCTCCCGATATAACAGAAGGCGCTACAATATTTTTACCAGTAGAAAAATTCGGGGCAATGCTCCATGTAGCTGATATAAGAGCAACTACAGGTTTCGGAAAAACAACATCAACCAGCGCTGAAGTCCCTGCAGAAGTAACATTACGGCTACAATTACTCAAAAACAAAACAGCCCCAACACCGATTATTATTCATAAAAACAACCTAATCTGCCTCGGCTCTGAACTCACTACCGAAAAAGCAACAAAAAAAGCATTACAAAACATGTTAAACGTACTAATGGAATCAGATAAAATAACACTAGAAGATGCAATATTTTTATTATCTTTACAAGCTGATTTTGAAGTTTGCAGGCTGAATAAAGCAAACGTCACAACAAGTATCAAGCTTCCATTAAGTAGTTTCCCAGAGATGCCTTTCCTATAA
- a CDS encoding DNA glycosylase AlkZ-like family protein, with protein MQSVTNSQIAQNRLYNSGLLQNKFSSAPDASRALFGIQSQYQQFGEISLFNRVPNLTKEKLQHDYDQKDLIKIWGQRMTVHMYTPSDWFFVHDVYSDKNNWLKKHADSLGHDLDLLLEDMEQLLLSEEKIPKEAFAELLGQHAKELMLWGGVFIQGSLDGTLFCVPESPKTRFYSHRNWISAEKQTNWLETGRNEGGLEVMIDSYFSAYGPATIRDFKHWTGLRKFEFQQTLEAALENYFSYLGEDGQIYYSKTEIQTDLEQQRPLLLGKFDPLFVSYGKKDWLADATETSLIWRPAGQIEAVLIINGLFYGTWRYKITGDNVTFTFFLTKKMTKKNQKFVETEARKLARFLHKKYQGSFFEQI; from the coding sequence ATGCAATCAGTCACTAACTCGCAAATAGCTCAAAATCGGTTATACAATTCAGGTCTATTACAAAATAAATTTTCTAGCGCACCGGATGCTTCTCGTGCGTTATTTGGCATTCAATCACAGTATCAACAGTTTGGTGAAATTAGTTTGTTTAATCGCGTTCCTAATCTTACAAAAGAAAAACTTCAACATGATTACGACCAAAAAGATTTAATTAAAATATGGGGTCAAAGGATGACTGTGCATATGTATACGCCTTCTGACTGGTTTTTTGTGCATGATGTTTATTCGGATAAGAATAATTGGTTAAAAAAGCACGCTGACTCTCTAGGGCATGATTTAGACTTACTGCTAGAGGATATGGAGCAACTTCTTTTAAGCGAAGAGAAAATACCGAAAGAAGCATTTGCTGAATTATTAGGACAGCACGCTAAAGAACTTATGCTATGGGGTGGTGTTTTTATTCAAGGATCGCTTGATGGCACGCTCTTTTGTGTACCGGAATCACCTAAAACAAGATTTTATAGCCATAGAAATTGGATTAGTGCAGAAAAACAAACTAATTGGCTAGAAACTGGTCGTAATGAAGGTGGACTTGAGGTAATGATTGACAGTTACTTTAGCGCTTACGGTCCAGCTACAATTCGGGATTTCAAACATTGGACAGGCCTGCGGAAGTTTGAATTCCAACAAACACTTGAGGCGGCTCTTGAAAATTATTTTAGTTACTTAGGTGAGGACGGCCAGATTTACTATAGCAAAACAGAAATTCAAACTGACTTAGAACAACAACGGCCGCTTTTACTAGGAAAATTCGATCCACTTTTTGTTAGCTACGGGAAAAAAGACTGGTTAGCTGATGCAACTGAAACAAGTTTGATTTGGCGTCCAGCTGGGCAAATTGAGGCTGTTTTAATTATAAATGGCTTGTTTTACGGAACTTGGAGATATAAGATAACAGGGGATAACGTAACATTCACCTTCTTTCTTACTAAAAAGATGACGAAGAAAAACCAAAAATTTGTTGAAACGGAAGCGAGAAAATTAGCGAGATTTCTTCATAAAAAATACCAAGGAAGTTTTTTTGAACAAATTTAA
- the rplQ gene encoding 50S ribosomal protein L17: MGYRKLGRTSSQRKALLRDLATDLIVHERIETTEARAKEIRKVVEKLITSGKKGDLHARRQAAAFIRHEVVEVVQVDAKGKDGSTVKKNRPVYALQKLFDDVAPRYAERQGGYTRILKKGPRRGDGAPMVIIELV; this comes from the coding sequence ATGGGTTACAGAAAATTAGGTCGTACAAGCTCACAACGTAAAGCGTTACTACGTGATCTTGCAACGGATTTAATCGTACATGAACGTATTGAAACAACAGAAGCTCGCGCTAAAGAGATTCGTAAAGTTGTTGAAAAACTAATCACTTCTGGGAAAAAAGGAGACTTGCACGCTCGTCGTCAAGCAGCTGCTTTCATCCGTCATGAAGTTGTAGAAGTAGTACAAGTAGATGCTAAAGGTAAAGATGGTTCTACTGTGAAGAAAAACCGTCCTGTATACGCTCTACAAAAACTATTTGATGATGTTGCTCCACGTTACGCGGAACGTCAAGGTGGTTACACTCGTATCTTGAAAAAAGGTCCACGTCGCGGTGACGGCGCACCAATGGTTATTATTGAATTAGTTTAA
- a CDS encoding DNA-directed RNA polymerase subunit alpha has product MIEIEKPKIETIEISDDAKYGKFVVEPLERGYGTTLGNSLRRILLSSLPGAAVTSIQIDGALHEFSVIEGVVEDVTTMILNIKKLALKIYSDEEKTLEIDMQGPGVVTAADINYDSDVEILNPDLHIATLSDNAKFHVRLNATRGRGYTPADQNKRENMPIGVLPVDSIFSPVIRVNYQVENTRVGQSTNYDKLTFDVLTDGSISPEEAVSLGAKILSEHLSIFVNLTDEAQKAEIMIEKEESHKEKVLEMTIEELDLSVRSYNCLKRAGINTVQELADKSEDDMMKVRNLGRKSLEEVKVKLADLGLSLRNEN; this is encoded by the coding sequence ATGATCGAAATTGAAAAGCCAAAAATCGAGACGATTGAGATCAGCGATGATGCCAAGTATGGAAAGTTTGTTGTAGAGCCACTTGAGCGTGGATATGGTACAACTTTGGGTAACTCCTTACGTCGTATTCTATTATCTTCTCTTCCAGGTGCAGCAGTAACCTCTATCCAAATTGATGGAGCTTTACATGAGTTTTCTGTAATTGAAGGTGTAGTAGAAGATGTAACAACCATGATTTTAAATATTAAAAAACTTGCGCTAAAAATCTATTCTGATGAAGAAAAAACATTAGAAATCGATATGCAAGGTCCTGGTGTAGTAACTGCAGCTGACATTAATTATGACAGCGACGTTGAGATTTTAAATCCCGACTTACACATTGCTACATTAAGTGATAATGCTAAATTTCATGTGCGTTTAAATGCGACTCGTGGTCGTGGTTACACACCTGCTGATCAAAATAAACGCGAAAATATGCCAATTGGTGTACTTCCAGTCGATTCAATCTTTTCACCGGTTATCCGTGTGAACTATCAAGTGGAAAATACACGTGTTGGACAATCAACTAATTATGATAAGCTTACGTTTGATGTGTTAACTGACGGAAGTATCAGCCCAGAAGAAGCAGTTTCACTTGGAGCTAAAATTCTTTCTGAGCACTTAAGTATCTTCGTTAATTTAACAGATGAAGCACAAAAAGCTGAAATTATGATTGAAAAAGAAGAAAGCCATAAAGAGAAAGTGCTTGAAATGACTATTGAAGAATTAGACTTGTCTGTTCGCTCATATAATTGTTTGAAACGCGCTGGAATCAACACAGTACAGGAACTTGCTGACAAATCCGAAGACGATATGATGAAAGTCCGTAACTTGGGCCGTAAATCGCTTGAGGAAGTTAAAGTAAAACTGGCTGACCTTGGCTTATCTCTAAGAAACGAAAACTGA
- the rpsK gene encoding 30S ribosomal protein S11, producing MARKTNTRKRRVKKNIESGIAHIRSTFNNTIVMITDTHGNALAWSSAGSLGFKGSRKSTPFAAQMAAESAAKSAQEHGLKTLEVTVKGPGSGREAAIRALQAAGLEVTAIKDVTPVPHNGCRPPKRRRV from the coding sequence ATGGCTCGTAAAACAAATACTCGTAAACGTCGTGTGAAAAAGAATATCGAATCTGGTATTGCACACATTCGTTCTACATTTAATAATACGATCGTAATGATTACTGACACACATGGTAATGCTTTAGCTTGGTCAAGTGCAGGTTCTCTAGGATTTAAAGGTTCTCGTAAATCTACTCCTTTCGCAGCGCAAATGGCAGCTGAAAGTGCAGCAAAATCAGCACAAGAACATGGTTTAAAAACATTAGAAGTAACTGTTAAAGGTCCTGGTTCAGGTCGTGAAGCGGCTATCCGTGCACTACAAGCAGCTGGTCTTGAAGTAACAGCTATTAAAGATGTAACTCCAGTTCCACATAACGGATGTCGTCCTCCAAAACGTCGTCGCGTATAA
- the rpsM gene encoding 30S ribosomal protein S13: protein MARIAGVDVPREKRIVISLTYIYGIGKQTAKEVLAEAGVSEDTRTRDLTEEELGKIREILDRIKVEGDLRREVNLNIKRLIEIGSYRGMRHRRGLPVRGQNTKNNARTRKGPSKTVAGKKK, encoded by the coding sequence ATGGCACGTATTGCAGGTGTGGACGTTCCACGTGAAAAACGTATTGTTATTTCCCTGACTTACATTTATGGTATCGGTAAACAAACAGCTAAAGAAGTTCTTGCTGAAGCTGGTGTTTCTGAAGATACTCGTACTCGTGATTTAACTGAAGAAGAGCTAGGTAAAATCCGTGAAATCTTAGACCGCATTAAAGTTGAAGGTGACCTTCGTCGTGAAGTAAACTTAAACATTAAACGTCTAATCGAAATCGGTTCTTACCGTGGCATGCGTCACCGTCGTGGACTTCCAGTTCGCGGACAAAATACAAAAAATAATGCCCGTACTCGTAAAGGCCCGTCCAAAACAGTAGCAGGTAAAAAGAAATAA
- the rpmJ gene encoding 50S ribosomal protein L36: MKVRPSVKPMCEKCKVIRRKGKVMVICENPKHKQKQG; the protein is encoded by the coding sequence ATGAAAGTAAGACCATCAGTGAAACCTATGTGCGAAAAATGTAAAGTTATTCGTCGTAAAGGTAAAGTAATGGTAATTTGTGAAAATCCAAAACATAAACAAAAACAAGGATAA
- the infA gene encoding translation initiation factor IF-1 has protein sequence MAKEDVIEVEGVVQETLPNAMFNVELENGHKVLATVSGKIRMHYIRILPGDKVTVELSPYDLTRGRITYRFK, from the coding sequence ATGGCAAAGGAAGATGTTATTGAAGTAGAAGGCGTTGTGCAAGAAACTCTACCAAACGCGATGTTCAATGTTGAACTCGAAAATGGTCATAAAGTACTGGCAACTGTTTCTGGTAAAATCCGCATGCATTACATTCGTATTTTACCTGGAGATAAAGTGACAGTAGAGCTTTCTCCATACGACCTGACACGCGGAAGAATTACTTATCGTTTTAAATAA
- a CDS encoding adenylate kinase — translation MKLVLMGLPGAGKGTQAEQIVEKYNIPHISTGDMFRAAMKNNTELGKKAKSFMDNGDLVPDEVTNGIVRERLAEDDAKNGFLLDGFPRTVEQAEELENILSDLGTELDAVINIEVDKDVLMKRLTGRWICRTCGKTYHEIYNPPKVPGKCDLDGGELYQREDDKKETVENRLNVNMKQTKPLLDFYSEKGKLHSINGEQDINDVFVDVEKILASF, via the coding sequence TTGAAATTAGTATTAATGGGACTGCCCGGCGCCGGAAAAGGCACACAAGCGGAACAGATTGTTGAGAAATACAACATTCCTCATATTTCCACTGGAGATATGTTCCGAGCAGCTATGAAAAATAATACGGAATTAGGAAAGAAAGCTAAATCCTTTATGGACAATGGCGACCTTGTTCCTGATGAAGTAACAAATGGTATCGTTCGTGAACGTTTGGCCGAAGATGATGCTAAGAATGGTTTCTTGCTTGATGGTTTTCCGCGTACAGTGGAACAAGCAGAAGAGCTAGAAAATATTCTAAGTGATTTAGGGACAGAACTTGATGCTGTCATTAACATTGAAGTTGATAAAGATGTTTTAATGAAACGTCTTACAGGTCGTTGGATTTGTCGGACTTGCGGTAAAACTTACCATGAAATCTATAACCCACCGAAAGTTCCTGGGAAATGTGATTTAGATGGTGGAGAACTTTACCAACGCGAAGATGACAAAAAAGAAACTGTTGAAAATCGACTAAATGTCAATATGAAACAGACCAAGCCGCTTCTTGATTTTTACTCTGAAAAAGGTAAACTTCATAGCATAAACGGCGAGCAAGATATTAATGACGTTTTTGTAGATGTGGAAAAAATTCTTGCTTCTTTTTGA